ttcatgcaaaccttgtaaaataagattgaATAggtataagtattatgacataatgtgtaataatatcccataatgcaataaatatcgatataaaagcatgatgcaaaatggacatatcagttaccgacgcagggcttcgcctaagcaatacgacaatatgactgaggtggaaaactgtggaggggggcaccacacacggctaaagatcaacttgtgtgtctgtggggtgccccctaccccgtatatataggaggggaggaggagggtcgGCCTCAAggagcgcgcccaaggggggggattcctactcctagtaggaataggtttccccctttcctagtccaagtaggagaagaaggaaggagaggaagaagagaaggaaagggggccgtcccctagccctagtccaattcggtttggcctCGGGGAGCATGCTCCACCTCTTGgcccgcctcctctcttccaccactaggcccataaggcccaaataacttcccggagggggttccggtaacccccggtactccgaaacttatctgaaATGACCCAAACCATTCCGGTGTATGAATGTAGCcttacaatatatgaatctttatgtctcgaccatttcgagactcctcgccatgtccgtgatcacatccgggactccgaacaaccttcggtacatcaaatcacataactcataatacatatcgtcatcgaacattaagcgtgcggaccctacgggtttgagaactatgtagacatgaccgagactcatctccggtcaataaccaatagcggaacctatatgctcatattggttcctacatattctacgaagacctttatcggtcaaaccgcataacaacatacgttgttccctttgtcatcggtatgttacttgcccgagattcgatcgtcggtatcatcatacctacttcaatctcgccacaggcaagtctctttactcgttccgtaatgcatcatcccgtgactaactcattagtcacattgcttgcaaggctcatagtgatgtgcattatcgagagggcccagagatacctctccggtacacgaagtgacaaatcctaatctcgatctatgccaactcaacaaacaccatcggagacacctatagagcatctttataatcacccagttacgttgtgacgtttgatagcacacaaggtgttcctccggtattcgggagttgcataatctcatagtctgaggaacatgtataagtcatgaagaaagtaatagcaataaactaaacaatcatagtgctaagctaacggatgggtcttgtccatcacatcattctctaatggtgtgatcccgttcatcaaatgacaacacatgtctatggctaggaaacttaaccatctttgattaacgagctagtcaagtagaggcatactagggacactttatttgtctatgtattcacacatttacggttaatataattctagcatgaataataaacatttatcatgatataaggaaatataaacaacaactttattattgcctctagggcatatttccttcaagccgaACTTCATCTTGACAGCCATCAAGCAAATGAATGATCCATTCTTTGCATGTGTTGGCGATAGTGTCCACCGGCCTTAGGCATTCTCCATATGCCCGCCATAGCCTTCCATAGTCGCTGCGCCAAAGGGCATCTGCATAGGGCATGAAACGAGTCCTCGCATTCCATACCGCAAAGAGCACATGTATCGGAAACCTCAAGTTTCCTTTTCCGTTTGTTTCAAGGGTGGCCAAAGAATTCGTTGCAACTCGCCAGGAAAAAATGCGTACCTTTgggggagcagggcacccccacacTGCCTTCCAGATGTCAatctttacgtgacttgtactttgttctttatgatatgaatgagacacataTTATCATAAAAAATGCTTTTGAATGTTAAGTTAGAAACATAAGACAATCCTATACCTTGAAACGGATAATTGAACAAAACCAAACTGGATAAATTTGGACAAAGTTTCATATCGTGTTTACTGCATTTTGTTCATCTTTGTCCAGGTTGGGTGCAAGAGTCAGACATGTAGTTGGAGCTCCTTCGCAGTTATGCTTTTGGGACCTACATGCTACATAACCATCTCCTATTAATGAAGAGCCCAGCTTTATCATTGGGCTAAATTTGGTTATTTGGTCTAGGATGTCACTTCGGGGCGTGATCCTCAATCAGTTGCGGGATCAAACAACGCACGATCATGATAAACTGACATCATCAATGAAAAATCCATGCCCATGGACGCTCGTCTTATAGAAAGACGATTCCGTTGATCATTTTTTTCCACCTGTTGGTTTTTGGGTGTGGTACCATTAGAGGTCAAGCAAATTCATAATGCAATGTATGTACAAAATACTTAACTACTCACCCTATCACACATTCAGTGCCTATAAATATTCAGTTAATTGTACTGCACAATTCAGTGATCTAATTGTATACACATTCAGTTAACTCCACAACCAGTGTCACAAAAATTCAGTTAACAGTGTAGAAAATTTCATTTAACGAACATTCAAAATTTTGAGCTGCAGCATACTAGAATTCCGAAAAAATCAGACGACAAGACTATTGAACAAATCTGAGCACTAATATAGCCTAATCTAATGCCCACATATATATGATCAACTACCATCACACACAAAAAATGCATCCTTGAAAACCCCTAGCACGATTCCTCAACTCGGGAGGAAGAGCACACACAATGTCGTCTCGAACAAACACATAGACATAGCTCGCATACAATATGGATTAAAGATGAAAAACAAGCACGAAGAAGGACATCGATGACTCCGGTAAACCCTACATGACACATACGTGAGACACTGCCTAGCAAATCAGGATGGAGGGCATGACGATTAGAAATAATGGGCCTAGCCCATGTACAATTTCTGAATTCTTAAAAAGCCCCGTGTATAAAATGGCAAGTGATAATTACAACCGAAGTTGACGAGATGCGAGACCTCTCTATATAGTGAGTTCTCTTCACCACACTCAGTGATATGTTAAGGAGAGAAAGAGAAGATCACCTGCATGTGCCCGCCTTGCCTGGCCGGACTCGGGCACTTGGCAGAAAAGTTTATGGTTCATTGTCCGGTAAGTATACAACTTAAAAACCAAGTCGATTTGAGATCGTGATCGCGACAGGATACCGTCTCCGGTACTCCTATATATAATGCTTACCGACTGCAGCCAAAGACACCTCAAAAAACAcctagggttttgcctcatctcGCAATTTGCGCCATCATAGTAGCCTACTCCATCACGAACGCCGGCTATCGGGAGAGCAGGTCTTTAAAAATAAATCCACCATGTAAGAAGGCCACACTATCCCTTTATTAGAAGATGTAAATTGTAATCTCATCTGGTGATATGCATTTAAAGTAACTTAGTTAAGGTGGGTGTACGAGACTTTGTACAATACTCCATCTTTTCCGGGTTCATTAGGCATGCGTGTATCTGCCTAGATTGATAATTTAACATGTATATCCCATAATTCATACCATTAAAATTTGTACCATTTTAAgttttaatgatataatttttgtgatATAACTCTTATATTATGTTGATCAAATTGTCAATATGATACGTGCAGGCctaataaactggaaaggaggtggTACTTTTTGTCCAACGTGAAGTTTGAACTAACTTTACATCATATTTGAGTGAAAAGATGAACTTTCTATTGATTGACCACATTCAAACAATATCATTATGATTCTCTTGATTCTTTAATTTGGATTATCATGTTGGAGTCCAGTAATTGGCTTCTTCAAGCTGCAATCGAGCTGCTCTCTTCAACTGTTGTGCGGCACATCTTCTACATCTGACATGCGCTTTTCAGGCCTCGGACATCGATCTTGGTAGCTCGATCATAGACCTAATAGAATGTAGTATACAATGGTGACGGGGAGCGAGATAAATATCCCAAGAATTACCCTGAAAAGAACAAAAACCAGATAGGTGCAGTTGATCAGATGGTCATTCACAGAAACAAGGCAACAATATCTGTAGCAAAATCTGGTAAAGAAACGCACCCTGTGCTCATGATGTCTGCATGGACCTTGTATTCTTCAGCGTACACAAATGAAGTCACGGCTAGGGGAAGGGCCGCCTGTATGAACATGCATGTCAAAAATAGTGGTTAAAAAATATATCTCAAAATTTGTataatgaacaacatatataactgcACAGCTTCAGCTTTGGTCTAAACTCTTTTGAGGGATTTTTTTTTTGGAAGGTTTGATTAGAATTTAGCTCCGACACCGCTTAATTTAGTTTGTTCAACTCAGCTCGCGGTAAAAAGTTTCAAAAATTGTGGGTTTCGTTCCACTTTATGGgtcagcatttgtcatttttgactTGTACTACTACTGGACACAAACGTGTGCGGTCATCTTTCACCACGCACTTTCCGTTACTACTGGAGCATGCAACCGCATGGCATGGCAGCTAGTAGGCTGTAGGCCAGCCGCTCAAGAAACGTAGAAATAAATGCCGTCGCACATCTCAAGAAATAGATGAAAGAATTAATCAGCCGTGCGTGCGGTTTACCTGTACAACAGCAATGTGCAGCAGGGTGCCGTGCATGCCGATGGCGAGCGACGCGAGCAGCATCACCACCGGGCCGATGAGGAACTTGAGCACCATCGACATGGACGCGATCGCGTAGCCGCACGGGACGAACCGCGACTGACGCGCTATGAACGTCCCCGACGCGAACATGCTGAGCCCAACGGCCGTCGTCTGGATGGTGAACAGCGAGTCGTCAATTATTTTTGGCATCTTGATCCCGCACCTGTAGAAACACAAGTAGATCGACGTGAATACATTAGGAGAAGATATCCAAATAGGCACAGGAATATGTACGAGGTATGAGCTGTGAATGAAAGGGACGTACTTGAAGGCGATTAGGGCCCAGATGAGGCCAAGGAAGCTCGCATAGGTATTCGGAATCTTGAGAACCTTCTTCCCTGCCATCAAGGCGATGTGCGTCACCGAAGGCGCCGTCGACTTCGCCGGCGGCGGCGACCCTTGCTCTGCCTCCGCGTCGGCACTTGTCTCCTTGGCCACCGTCGTTGTTGTGTTGTCTGCCAGGTCTTTTTGTGCCGTAGACGCCGGGGCAACCTCCGTGATCTCAATGTTTACGGTTACTTCGTGGGCCCGCTTGGCCGCAACGACGGCCTCGTCATTGGGGGCGATTTTCTCAGCGGACGGCGCCGCCCCGGGCGACCCAGGGCTGATTTTGGCGGTGCCATCCATGGCCGTCGCGGCGCGCCGGGCCGCCATGTACTCGTAGATGAAGATGACGACGTTGTACCAGACGCAGAACTGCATGACGACGATCTGCTTCATGAGGTCCTTGGACATGGCCCCGTACATGCCGCCGAGGAGCGGCACGCCCATGATGATGGTGTTGGGCAGCGACGCCACAGAGAAGGCGGTCACCACCCACTGCAGCGGGGAGGCCGCTGCAACCGCAGCCGAAGCCTTGCCGCCTCCgtcggatcggcggcggcggcgcgagcgggaCTCCCAGGCGGCCCAGgcgacgaggccgagcagcatgacgGCCTTCTGCAGCGTGTCGGCGGCGACGAGGCGGCCGTTCATGGCGTAGGGGTTGTTGGTggagaccatgttgaagatgagcaCGGGCACGGCGTAGATGGCGACGAA
The Triticum dicoccoides isolate Atlit2015 ecotype Zavitan chromosome 3A, WEW_v2.0, whole genome shotgun sequence genome window above contains:
- the LOC119269302 gene encoding probable auxin efflux carrier component 9 translates to MITWLAVYHVVEAMAPLYTAAVLGYASVRWLKAFSEEQCAGINHFVAIYAVPVLIFNMVSTNNPYAMNGRLVAADTLQKAVMLLGLVAWAAWESRSRRRRRSDGGGKASAAVAAASPLQWVVTAFSVASLPNTIIMGVPLLGGMYGAMSKDLMKQIVVMQFCVWYNVVIFIYEYMAARRAATAMDGTAKISPGSPGAAPSAEKIAPNDEAVVAAKRAHEVTVNIEITEVAPASTAQKDLADNTTTTVAKETSADAEAEQGSPPPAKSTAPSVTHIALMAGKKVLKIPNTYASFLGLIWALIAFKCGIKMPKIIDDSLFTIQTTAVGLSMFASGTFIARQSRFVPCGYAIASMSMVLKFLIGPVVMLLASLAIGMHGTLLHIAVVQAALPLAVTSFVYAEEYKVHADIMSTGVILGIFISLPVTIVYYILLGL